The following proteins are co-located in the Pseudomonas sp. ATCC 13867 genome:
- the rimB gene encoding retropepsin-like aspartic endopeptidase RimB, with the protein MKTFDQLSVIGLREWIALPELGMVGLRAKIDTGASTSSLHASEIVPFKRNGQSWVRFVAHLGTQVQRRHRCEAPVVTMKTIKSSNGQAQTRYVIRTLLALGDRAWPVEFTLACRKTMRYRVLLGSKALVHGQLVVNPGLTYVQDKPLIMVSSTPSGDQ; encoded by the coding sequence TTGAAGACATTCGACCAGCTGTCGGTAATCGGTTTGCGCGAATGGATCGCCCTGCCTGAACTGGGCATGGTCGGCCTGCGCGCGAAGATCGACACCGGCGCCAGCACCTCCAGCCTGCATGCCAGCGAGATCGTGCCGTTCAAGCGCAACGGCCAGAGCTGGGTGCGCTTCGTCGCCCACCTCGGCACCCAGGTGCAGCGCCGCCACCGCTGCGAAGCGCCGGTGGTGACGATGAAGACCATCAAGAGCTCCAACGGCCAGGCCCAGACCCGTTACGTGATCCGCACCCTGCTGGCCCTGGGCGACCGCGCCTGGCCGGTGGAATTCACCCTGGCCTGCCGCAAGACCATGCGCTACCGCGTGCTGCTAGGCTCCAAGGCCCTGGTCCACGGCCAACTGGTGGTCAACCCGGGCCTGACCTACGTCCAGGACAAACCCCTCATCATGGTTTCCTCCACCCCTTCAGGTGATCAATGA
- a CDS encoding ATP-binding protein: protein MKTPLWFPQSFFSRTLWLVLIVVLFSKALTLVYLLMNEDMLVDRQYSHGAALTVRAYWAADEKSREAIAQSAGLKWAPHEQGQPEEVHWPYTEIFQRQMRMELGIDTETRLRIHHPSMLWVRAPTLGDGWIGVPLYPHPLRGQQIWSVLGWFLGIGLLSTAAAWIFVRQLSQPLKRLVFASREFGKGRSVRLPLGPETPSEMAEVYRAFNQMADDVEQGGRERELMLAGVSHDLRTPLTRLRLSLELMPDSDREMVEDMVRDIEDMDAILDQFLAFIRDGRDESVEEGDLADLIREVADAFNQNGNRVRLCLETLPLFRFRRVSIKRLLGNLIENGLNHGGGKVEVAAHVAGGGGAPYVVLSVLDRGAGVDPQELENIFNPFFRGDKARGGKGTGLGLAIVKRIAEQHGGSIELRNREGGGVEARVCLPLGLLLPRDAH from the coding sequence TTGAAAACACCCCTCTGGTTCCCGCAAAGCTTCTTCTCCCGCACCCTCTGGCTGGTGCTCATCGTCGTGCTGTTCTCCAAGGCGCTGACCCTGGTCTACCTGCTGATGAACGAAGACATGCTGGTCGACCGCCAGTACAGCCACGGCGCGGCGCTGACCGTGCGCGCCTACTGGGCGGCGGACGAGAAATCGCGGGAGGCCATCGCCCAGTCCGCCGGACTGAAGTGGGCGCCCCACGAGCAGGGGCAGCCGGAGGAAGTGCACTGGCCGTACACCGAGATCTTCCAGCGGCAGATGCGCATGGAGCTGGGCATCGACACCGAGACCCGTCTGCGCATCCATCATCCGTCGATGCTCTGGGTGCGAGCTCCGACCCTGGGTGACGGCTGGATCGGCGTACCGCTCTACCCGCACCCGCTGCGCGGTCAGCAGATCTGGAGCGTGCTCGGCTGGTTCCTTGGCATCGGCCTGCTCTCCACCGCCGCCGCCTGGATTTTCGTACGCCAGCTCAGCCAGCCGCTCAAGCGCCTGGTGTTCGCCTCCCGCGAGTTCGGCAAGGGACGCAGCGTGCGACTGCCCCTGGGGCCGGAAACGCCCAGCGAGATGGCCGAGGTGTACCGCGCGTTCAACCAGATGGCCGACGATGTCGAGCAGGGCGGTCGCGAGCGCGAACTCATGCTGGCGGGGGTTTCCCACGACCTGCGGACGCCGCTGACGCGCCTGCGCCTGTCACTGGAACTGATGCCCGACAGCGACCGCGAGATGGTCGAGGACATGGTCCGCGATATCGAGGATATGGACGCCATCCTCGACCAGTTCCTCGCCTTCATCCGCGACGGCCGCGACGAGTCGGTGGAGGAAGGCGACCTCGCCGACCTGATCCGCGAGGTGGCCGATGCCTTCAACCAGAATGGCAACCGTGTGCGCCTGTGCCTGGAGACGCTGCCGTTGTTCCGTTTCCGCCGGGTGTCGATCAAGCGCCTGCTGGGCAACCTGATCGAGAACGGCCTGAACCACGGCGGCGGCAAGGTCGAAGTGGCGGCCCACGTGGCCGGTGGTGGCGGCGCGCCCTATGTGGTGCTCAGCGTGCTGGACCGTGGCGCGGGCGTCGATCCGCAGGAGCTGGAGAACATCTTCAACCCCTTCTTCCGGGGCGACAAAGCGCGCGGCGGCAAGGGCACCGGCCTCGGGCTGGCCATCGTCAAACGCATCGCCGAACAGCACGGCGGCAGCATCGAACTGCGCAACCGCGAAGGCGGCGGTGTGGAAGCGCGCGTCTGTCTGCCGCTGGGGCTGCTGCTGCCGCGCGACGCGCACTAA
- a CDS encoding Tex family protein, translated as MDSINTRIAEELSALPSGRVQPQQVAAAVALLDEGSTVPFIARYRKEVTGSLDDTQLRMLEERLRYLRELEDRRGAILASIEEQGKLTPELAREIKLADTKTRLEDLYLPYKQKRRTKGQIALEAGLGELADALFADPTLTPETEAARFVDAEKGFADTRAVLEGAKYILMERFAEDATLLDRLRGFLKDNATLTARVVPGKETEGAKFSDYFEHDEPLKNAPSHRALAIFRGRNEGVLSVALKVGEELPGTAHPCETMIGERFGISNQGRAADKWLSEVVRWTWKVKLYTHLETDLLGELREGADAEAINVFARNLHDLLLAAPAGPRATLGLDPGLRTGVKVAVVDATGKLLDTATVYPHVPKNQWDQTIAVLAALCAKHQVELIAIGNGTASRETDKLAAELIKKYPALKCTKIMVSEAGASVYSASELAAREFPELDVSLRGAVSIARRLQDPLAELVKIEPKSIGVGQYQHDVSQLQLARSLDAVVEDCVNAVGVDVNTASAALLARISGLNSTLAQNIVAHRDANGAFRTRDDLKKVSRLGEKTFEQAAGFLRVMNGDNPLDASAVHPETYPLVQRIAADTDRDIRSLIGDSGFLKRLDPKKFTDEQFGLPTVTDILKELDKPGRDPRPEFKTAEFQDGVESLKDLKPGMVLEGVVTNVTNFGAFVDIGVHQDGLVHISALSEKFVKDPYEVVKAGDIVKVKVMEVDIPRNRVGLSMRMGDTPGEKVEGQRGGRPGGGAPRGDRGAPRQQEKAPANNAMASLFANAKQLRK; from the coding sequence ATGGACAGCATCAACACCCGTATCGCCGAAGAGCTTTCCGCACTGCCCTCCGGCCGCGTTCAACCGCAGCAAGTCGCCGCTGCCGTCGCACTGCTCGATGAAGGCTCCACCGTCCCCTTCATCGCCCGTTACCGCAAGGAAGTCACCGGCAGCCTGGACGACACCCAGCTGCGCATGCTCGAAGAACGCCTGCGCTACCTGCGCGAGCTGGAGGACCGCCGTGGCGCGATCCTCGCCAGCATCGAGGAACAGGGCAAGCTGACCCCGGAACTGGCCCGCGAGATCAAGCTCGCCGACACCAAGACCCGCCTCGAAGACCTCTACCTGCCGTACAAGCAGAAGCGCCGCACCAAGGGCCAGATCGCCCTGGAAGCCGGCCTGGGCGAGCTGGCCGACGCGCTGTTCGCCGACCCGACCCTGACCCCGGAAACCGAAGCCGCACGCTTCGTCGATGCCGAGAAGGGCTTCGCCGACACCCGTGCCGTGCTCGAAGGCGCCAAGTACATCCTCATGGAGCGCTTCGCCGAGGACGCCACCCTGCTGGACCGCCTGCGCGGCTTCCTCAAGGACAACGCCACCCTCACCGCGCGCGTGGTGCCGGGCAAGGAAACCGAAGGCGCCAAGTTCAGCGACTACTTCGAGCATGACGAGCCGCTGAAGAACGCTCCGTCGCACCGCGCCCTGGCGATCTTCCGTGGCCGCAACGAAGGCGTACTGAGCGTCGCTCTGAAGGTCGGCGAGGAGCTGCCGGGCACCGCGCATCCGTGCGAAACCATGATCGGCGAGCGCTTCGGCATCAGTAACCAGGGTAGGGCCGCCGACAAGTGGCTGTCCGAAGTGGTGCGCTGGACCTGGAAGGTCAAGCTCTACACCCACCTGGAAACCGACCTGCTGGGCGAGCTGCGCGAAGGCGCCGACGCCGAGGCGATCAACGTCTTCGCCCGCAACCTGCACGACCTGCTGCTGGCCGCCCCGGCCGGCCCGCGCGCCACCCTGGGCCTGGACCCGGGCCTGCGCACCGGCGTGAAGGTCGCCGTGGTCGATGCCACCGGCAAGCTGCTGGACACCGCCACCGTCTACCCGCACGTGCCGAAGAACCAGTGGGACCAGACCATCGCCGTGCTCGCCGCGCTGTGCGCCAAGCACCAGGTGGAACTGATCGCCATCGGCAACGGCACCGCCAGCCGCGAGACCGACAAGCTGGCCGCCGAGCTGATCAAGAAATACCCGGCGCTCAAGTGCACCAAGATCATGGTCAGCGAGGCCGGCGCCTCGGTGTACTCGGCGTCGGAACTGGCCGCCAGGGAATTCCCGGAGCTGGACGTATCGCTGCGCGGCGCCGTCTCCATCGCCCGCCGCCTGCAGGACCCGCTGGCGGAACTGGTGAAGATCGAGCCGAAATCCATCGGCGTCGGCCAGTACCAGCACGACGTCTCCCAGCTGCAGCTCGCGCGCAGCCTGGACGCCGTGGTGGAAGACTGCGTGAACGCCGTCGGCGTGGACGTCAACACCGCCTCCGCCGCGCTGCTGGCGCGCATCTCCGGCCTGAACAGCACCCTGGCGCAAAACATCGTCGCCCACCGCGACGCCAACGGCGCCTTCCGCACCCGCGACGATCTGAAGAAGGTCAGCCGCCTGGGCGAGAAGACCTTCGAGCAGGCCGCCGGCTTCCTTCGCGTGATGAACGGCGACAACCCGCTGGACGCCTCCGCGGTGCACCCGGAAACCTACCCGCTGGTGCAGCGCATTGCCGCCGATACCGACCGCGACATCCGCTCGCTGATCGGCGATTCGGGCTTCCTCAAGCGCCTAGATCCGAAGAAGTTCACCGACGAGCAGTTCGGCCTGCCCACCGTCACCGACATCCTCAAGGAACTGGACAAGCCCGGCCGCGACCCGCGTCCGGAGTTCAAGACCGCCGAGTTCCAGGACGGCGTCGAGAGCCTCAAGGACCTCAAGCCGGGCATGGTGCTCGAAGGCGTGGTGACCAACGTCACCAACTTCGGCGCCTTCGTCGACATCGGCGTCCACCAGGACGGCCTGGTGCACATCTCCGCGCTGTCGGAGAAGTTCGTCAAGGACCCGTACGAAGTGGTCAAGGCCGGCGACATCGTCAAGGTCAAGGTCATGGAAGTGGATATCCCGCGCAACCGCGTCGGCCTGTCCATGCGCATGGGCGATACCCCCGGCGAGAAGGTCGAAGGCCAGCGCGGCGGTCGTCCGGGCGGCGGTGCCCCGCGTGGCGACCGTGGCGCCCCGCGCCAGCAGGAGAAAGCCCCGGCGAACAACGCCATGGCCTCGCTGTTCGCCAACGCCAAGCAACTGAGGAAGTAA
- a CDS encoding phosphatase PAP2 family protein yields MDKTTPFQATWSWKPFIACHLMALLLLLLWLWEPTRGAMDLFDFSLFSLLNQPLATHSAWRLTWAVASTRPFDLLVGVILLLLLIRGDWVFKATQTRAATFGFLCSAIVLVVVRILYAKIAHKLGWQHPSISAVAPDTVRLENFFPQWQDTAFEVKDESARSFPGDHASVLLVWALFLTLFARNALQWVVIWGLALLFMLPRLVAGAHWGQDDYIGGVQMALVALAWSCFTPFAARGSAALLRWTDPLFRLAAKIPLLNRLSVVAA; encoded by the coding sequence ATGGACAAAACCACGCCGTTCCAAGCCACCTGGTCCTGGAAGCCCTTCATCGCCTGCCACCTGATGGCACTGTTGCTGCTCCTGCTATGGCTCTGGGAACCCACTCGCGGCGCGATGGACCTGTTCGATTTCAGCCTGTTCAGCCTGCTCAACCAGCCGCTGGCGACCCACTCAGCCTGGCGCCTGACCTGGGCCGTGGCGAGCACGCGGCCGTTCGACCTGCTGGTGGGTGTCATCCTGCTGCTTCTGCTGATCCGCGGCGACTGGGTGTTCAAGGCCACCCAGACCCGCGCCGCCACCTTCGGCTTCTTGTGCTCGGCCATCGTCCTGGTGGTGGTGCGGATCCTCTACGCCAAGATCGCCCACAAGCTGGGTTGGCAGCATCCGAGCATTTCCGCCGTGGCGCCGGACACCGTACGCCTGGAGAATTTCTTCCCGCAGTGGCAGGACACCGCTTTCGAAGTGAAGGACGAGTCCGCCCGCAGCTTCCCCGGCGACCACGCCTCGGTGCTGCTGGTCTGGGCGCTGTTCCTCACCCTGTTCGCCCGCAATGCCCTGCAGTGGGTGGTGATCTGGGGCCTGGCGCTGCTGTTCATGCTGCCGCGCCTGGTGGCCGGCGCCCATTGGGGTCAGGACGATTACATCGGCGGCGTGCAGATGGCGCTGGTGGCCCTGGCCTGGAGCTGCTTCACCCCGTTCGCCGCCAGGGGCAGCGCCGCCCTGCTGCGCTGGACCGACCCACTGTTCCGCCTGGCCGCGAAGATCCCGCTGCTCAACCGCCTGAGCGTCGTCGCGGCCTGA
- a CDS encoding S66 peptidase family protein, translating to MPASRPHAELTWSPIEGRIALVAPASAIAEEVLEATLRQLEVQGIDHHLGEHADARYRYLAGTPEQRLEDFHAAFEREDVSAVWCLRGGYGCGQLIPQLDWQRIKAASPRPLIGFSDISILLSAFHRQGLPAIHGMVATGLGLQPLSAPSEQRERLASLASISHVLAGGPGKLAAQHLAGPKAAVEGELIGGNLTALACMAGTAGALYVPDGAILILEDVGEPYYRLERSLWQLLNSLDGARLGAICLGTFTDCPRKGVAHSLEEIFAEYAAQLGVPLYHGLPSGHGAHNRAWPYGRRAVLGGKSLRWD from the coding sequence ATGCCCGCTTCCCGCCCCCACGCCGAACTCACCTGGTCGCCCATAGAAGGCCGCATTGCGCTGGTCGCACCGGCCTCGGCGATTGCCGAGGAGGTGCTGGAAGCCACCCTGCGCCAGTTGGAGGTGCAGGGCATCGACCACCACCTGGGCGAGCACGCCGACGCGCGCTACCGCTACCTGGCCGGTACGCCGGAGCAGCGCCTGGAAGACTTCCACGCCGCCTTCGAGCGGGAAGACGTCAGCGCCGTCTGGTGCCTGCGCGGTGGCTACGGCTGCGGACAACTCATCCCACAGCTGGACTGGCAGCGCATCAAGGCCGCCTCGCCGCGCCCACTGATCGGCTTCTCCGATATCTCCATCCTGCTCAGCGCCTTCCACCGCCAAGGCCTGCCGGCGATCCACGGCATGGTCGCCACCGGGCTGGGCCTGCAACCGCTGAGCGCCCCCAGCGAGCAACGTGAACGCCTGGCGTCGCTGGCCTCGATCAGCCACGTGCTGGCCGGCGGCCCCGGCAAGCTGGCGGCGCAGCATCTGGCGGGACCGAAGGCGGCGGTGGAAGGCGAGTTGATCGGCGGCAACCTCACCGCGCTGGCCTGCATGGCCGGTACTGCAGGTGCGCTGTACGTGCCGGACGGCGCGATCCTGATCCTCGAGGACGTCGGCGAGCCCTACTACCGCCTCGAGCGCAGTCTCTGGCAACTGCTGAACAGCCTGGACGGCGCGCGCCTCGGCGCAATCTGCCTCGGCACCTTCACCGACTGCCCGCGCAAGGGCGTGGCTCACAGCCTGGAAGAAATCTTCGCCGAATACGCCGCGCAGCTGGGCGTGCCGCTCTACCACGGCCTACCCAGCGGCCACGGCGCGCACAACCGCGCCTGGCCCTATGGGCGGCGGGCGGTTCTGGGAGGCAAGTCCCTGCGCTGGGATTAG
- the ompR gene encoding osmolarity response regulator transcription factor OmpR — MSNAATLPEGEKILVVDDDARLRRLLERFLDEQGYRVRAVENTEQMDRLLARELFQLVVLDLMMPGEDGLSACKRLRESNNQIPIIMLTAKGDEASRISGLEQGADDYLAKPFNPRELLARIKAVLRRQAPLVPGAPAGEDEIVTFGDYELHLATRELKKGEEVHMLTTGEFAVLKALVQHAREPLTRDKLMNLARGREWDALERSIDVQISRLRRLIEPDPSKPRYIQTVWGVGYVFVPDGAARK, encoded by the coding sequence ATGAGCAACGCTGCCACCCTGCCGGAAGGCGAAAAGATCCTCGTGGTCGATGACGACGCGCGCCTGCGCCGTCTGCTGGAACGCTTCCTCGATGAGCAGGGTTACCGTGTCCGCGCCGTCGAAAACACCGAACAGATGGATCGCCTGCTGGCCCGCGAACTGTTCCAGCTGGTGGTGCTGGACCTGATGATGCCGGGTGAGGACGGCCTCTCCGCATGCAAGCGCCTGCGCGAGTCGAACAACCAGATTCCGATCATCATGCTCACCGCCAAGGGCGATGAAGCCAGCCGCATTTCCGGCCTGGAGCAGGGCGCCGACGATTACCTGGCCAAGCCCTTCAACCCGCGCGAGCTGCTGGCGCGGATCAAGGCCGTGCTGCGCCGCCAGGCGCCGCTGGTGCCGGGCGCGCCGGCGGGCGAGGACGAGATCGTCACCTTCGGCGACTACGAGCTGCACCTGGCCACCCGCGAGCTGAAGAAGGGCGAGGAAGTGCACATGCTCACCACCGGTGAGTTCGCCGTGCTCAAGGCGCTGGTACAGCATGCCCGCGAGCCGCTGACCCGCGACAAGCTGATGAACCTGGCCCGCGGCCGCGAGTGGGACGCCCTGGAGCGCTCCATCGACGTGCAGATTTCCCGCCTGCGCCGGCTGATCGAGCCCGATCCGTCGAAGCCGCGCTACATCCAGACAGTCTGGGGCGTGGGCTATGTATTCGTACCCGATGGCGCCGCCCGCAAGTGA
- a CDS encoding RNA-binding S4 domain-containing protein: protein MSEKDDDKVRLDKWLWAARFYKTRSLAKEAIEGGKVHCRGERCKPGKEPKVGEEYVIRTGFDERTVVVKVLSMVRRGAPEAQLLYEETADSMKRREDASALRKAGALGVQTDGRPTKKQRRQLFSFRDRE, encoded by the coding sequence GTGAGCGAGAAAGACGACGACAAGGTCCGCCTGGACAAGTGGCTGTGGGCGGCGCGCTTCTACAAGACCCGCTCCCTGGCCAAGGAGGCCATCGAGGGCGGCAAGGTGCATTGCCGGGGCGAGCGCTGCAAGCCGGGCAAGGAACCCAAGGTCGGCGAGGAATACGTGATTCGCACCGGCTTCGACGAGCGCACCGTGGTGGTGAAGGTCTTGTCGATGGTGCGTCGCGGCGCGCCCGAGGCGCAGCTTCTTTATGAGGAGACCGCCGACAGCATGAAGCGCCGCGAGGACGCGTCAGCGCTGCGCAAGGCTGGCGCGCTGGGCGTGCAGACCGACGGGCGGCCGACCAAGAAGCAGCGCCGCCAGCTGTTCAGTTTCCGCGACCGGGAATGA
- the gshA gene encoding glutamate--cysteine ligase, translating into MSDQLSRRLALLDDAANLSLLAQCLHGIERECLRVDEHGKLALTPHPRALGSALTNPQITTDYSESLLEFITPTSTSVERTLENLGEIHRFANQKLDGEYLWSPSMPCELPDEESIPIARYGSSHIGRLKYVYRKGLALRYGKTMQCIAGIHYNFSLPEELWELLRQEEGSEKSARDFQSHRYIAMIRNFRRYSWLLMYLFGASPALDAGFLHGRPHGLEAFDENTLYLPYATSLRMSDLGYQNNAQAGLTPCYNDLDSYIDSLRRAVSTPYAPYEKVGTQVNGEWVQLNTNILQIENEYYSSIRPKRVTYTGERPIQALISRGVQYVEARCLDINPFLPLGIDVTEARFLDAFLLYCALSDSPPLGGCECGAATSNFLKVVKEGRRPGLKLERGGQQVEMKDWANGLLDAIAPIIDLLDRAHGGSLHAESLAQQRAKVADANLTPSAQVLAEMRERGESFEAFALRYSRQHAATLSAQPLSAEEQARFEDMASQSLQEQAELEAQPEGDFDTFIAAYQASILGLISV; encoded by the coding sequence TTGAGCGACCAACTCTCCCGCCGCCTGGCCCTGCTCGACGATGCCGCCAACCTGTCCCTGCTCGCCCAGTGCCTGCACGGTATCGAACGCGAATGCCTGCGTGTCGACGAACACGGCAAACTGGCGCTGACCCCGCACCCGCGCGCGCTGGGCTCGGCGCTGACCAACCCGCAGATCACCACGGACTACTCCGAGTCGCTGCTGGAGTTCATCACGCCCACCTCCACCAGCGTCGAAAGGACCCTGGAGAACCTGGGCGAAATCCACCGTTTCGCCAACCAGAAACTCGACGGCGAATACCTGTGGAGCCCGTCGATGCCCTGCGAGCTGCCGGACGAGGAGAGCATCCCGATCGCCCGCTACGGCAGCTCCCACATCGGCCGCCTGAAATACGTCTACCGCAAGGGCCTGGCCCTGCGTTACGGCAAGACCATGCAATGCATCGCCGGCATCCACTACAACTTCTCCCTGCCCGAGGAGCTGTGGGAACTGCTGCGCCAGGAGGAAGGCAGCGAGAAGAGCGCGCGGGATTTCCAGTCGCACCGCTACATCGCGATGATCCGCAACTTCCGCCGCTACAGCTGGCTGCTGATGTACCTGTTCGGCGCGTCCCCGGCCCTGGACGCCGGCTTCCTGCATGGCCGCCCGCATGGTCTGGAAGCCTTCGACGAGAACACCCTCTACCTGCCCTACGCCACCAGCCTGCGCATGAGCGACCTGGGCTACCAGAACAACGCCCAGGCGGGCCTCACGCCCTGCTACAACGACCTGGACAGCTACATCGACAGCCTGCGCCGCGCGGTGAGCACACCCTATGCGCCGTACGAGAAGGTCGGCACCCAGGTCAACGGTGAGTGGGTGCAGCTCAACACCAACATCCTGCAGATCGAAAACGAGTACTACTCGAGCATCCGTCCCAAGCGCGTCACCTACACCGGCGAACGGCCGATCCAGGCACTGATCTCCCGTGGCGTGCAGTACGTCGAGGCGCGCTGCCTGGACATCAACCCCTTCCTGCCGCTGGGCATCGACGTCACCGAAGCGCGCTTCCTCGACGCCTTCCTGCTCTACTGCGCGCTCTCCGACAGCCCGCCGCTGGGCGGCTGCGAGTGCGGCGCGGCCACCAGCAACTTCCTCAAGGTGGTCAAGGAAGGTCGTCGCCCCGGCCTGAAACTGGAGCGCGGCGGCCAGCAGGTGGAAATGAAGGACTGGGCCAACGGCCTGCTCGACGCCATCGCGCCGATCATCGACCTGCTCGACCGCGCCCACGGCGGCAGCCTGCATGCCGAAAGCCTGGCGCAACAGCGCGCCAAGGTTGCCGACGCCAACCTGACGCCATCCGCCCAGGTCCTGGCGGAAATGCGCGAACGCGGCGAGAGCTTCGAAGCCTTCGCCCTGCGCTACAGCCGTCAGCACGCCGCGACCCTGAGCGCACAGCCGCTGTCCGCCGAGGAGCAGGCGCGCTTCGAGGACATGGCCAGTCAATCGCTGCAAGAGCAGGCGGAACTGGAAGCGCAGCCCGAAGGCGATTTCGACACCTTCATCGCTGCCTACCAGGCGAGCATCCTCGGCCTGATCAGCGTCTGA
- the rimK gene encoding 30S ribosomal protein S6--L-glutamate ligase, producing MKIAVLSRNPRLYSTRRLVEAGQQRGHEMVVIDTLRAYMNIASHKPQIHYRGQPLEGFDAVIPRIGASVTFYGCAVLRQFEMMGVFPLNESVAIARSRDKLRSLQLLSRKGIGLPITGFAHSPDDVPDLIEMVGGAPLVIKLLEGTQGIGVVLCETEKAAESVLEAFMGLKHNIMVQEYIKEAGGADIRCFVVGDKVIASMKRQAAPGEFRSNLHRGGSASLIKITPEERMTAIRAARIMGLKVAGVDILRSHHGPLVMEVNSSPGLEGIETTTGKDIAGVIIEYLEKNGGPHLARTKGKG from the coding sequence ATGAAAATTGCTGTGCTGTCGCGCAATCCGCGCCTGTATTCCACCCGTCGACTGGTGGAGGCCGGGCAGCAACGCGGCCATGAGATGGTGGTGATCGACACCCTCCGCGCCTACATGAACATCGCCAGCCACAAACCACAGATCCACTATCGCGGACAGCCCCTGGAAGGCTTCGACGCGGTGATTCCGCGCATCGGCGCATCGGTGACCTTCTACGGCTGCGCCGTGCTGCGGCAGTTCGAGATGATGGGGGTGTTCCCGCTCAACGAATCGGTGGCCATCGCCCGTTCCCGCGACAAGCTGCGCTCGCTGCAGCTGCTTTCGCGCAAGGGCATCGGCCTGCCGATCACCGGTTTCGCGCATTCGCCCGACGACGTGCCGGACCTGATCGAGATGGTCGGCGGCGCGCCATTGGTGATCAAGCTGCTGGAAGGCACCCAGGGCATCGGCGTGGTGCTCTGCGAGACGGAGAAGGCCGCCGAATCCGTGCTGGAGGCCTTCATGGGGCTCAAGCACAACATCATGGTGCAGGAGTACATCAAGGAGGCCGGCGGCGCCGACATCCGCTGCTTCGTGGTGGGCGACAAGGTGATCGCCTCGATGAAGCGCCAGGCCGCGCCTGGCGAATTCCGCTCCAACCTGCACCGTGGCGGCAGCGCCAGCCTGATCAAGATAACCCCGGAAGAACGCATGACCGCCATCCGCGCCGCGCGGATCATGGGGCTGAAGGTCGCCGGCGTCGACATCCTGCGCTCCCACCATGGCCCGCTGGTGATGGAAGTGAACTCCTCGCCGGGCCTGGAAGGCATCGAGACCACCACCGGCAAGGACATCGCCGGGGTGATCATCGAGTACCTGGAGAAGAACGGCGGGCCGCATCTGGCGCGGACGAAGGGCAAAGGGTGA
- a CDS encoding PaaI family thioesterase has product MAEELDVSSGSAFSRLLGLEIVQAADGKAEVHMTMHDGLRNVHGKLHGGALFSLIDTAMGQACHSLSGGMAQSVTLESKINYIRPVSDGEVACRAWVLHNGKRTLVVEADTYQGEKLIAKAQATFART; this is encoded by the coding sequence ATGGCCGAAGAGCTCGATGTTTCCAGCGGCAGCGCCTTCAGCCGCCTGCTCGGCCTGGAGATCGTCCAGGCTGCCGACGGCAAGGCCGAAGTGCACATGACGATGCACGACGGCCTGCGCAACGTGCATGGCAAGCTGCACGGCGGCGCGCTGTTCTCGCTGATCGACACCGCCATGGGCCAGGCCTGCCACAGCCTGTCCGGTGGCATGGCGCAGAGCGTGACCCTGGAGAGCAAGATCAACTACATCCGTCCGGTCAGCGACGGCGAGGTGGCCTGCCGCGCCTGGGTGCTGCACAACGGCAAGCGCACGCTGGTGGTCGAAGCGGACACCTACCAGGGCGAGAAACTGATCGCCAAGGCCCAGGCGACCTTCGCCAGGACCTGA